The Candidatus Zymogenus saltonus DNA segment CGTCAAGACAAACCGGAGCGGAAGATACGCCCAGTACATCGAAACGAAGGAGAAGTATTACATCGGCGCGACATTTGGAATGGGGTGGCTTCCCTTAAAGGATCTGGAGCTCGACTTCGCCCTCGAGGCGGCGGGCCTTTTCGGAAATCTTAGATACGAGGAGGATATTGTTAACTACCCGATGAACAGAACCTATTACGACTTCAGGGACAACGGAAGCATAGACGGGTGGAAGATCAGGACGGAGATCGACGGCATCTGGAAGCCCTCGAAATACTTCAGGGTCCCGTTCTCGCTGTCGTATGCATTCAACAACGAGCTTGAAGAATATTCCGGATTCGGGGTCTACGACAGAGACACCCTTCCACAAAGCTATCTCTATTTCAAGGACTATGAAAATGATTTAAGGGCCCATTTAATGGATCTCGGTCTCGGTCTGAAATATTACCCAACCGGCAAGACGGATGAGCTGGGACTCTATTTGTGGTGCTATTATAAATATTACAACGGTACTTCGAGGACGGTCTTATTCATAGACGAATCGAAGGGAGGGCTCCCCAGCTCGCTGAACAACAGCAACGTGGTTTACAACAACAACACCATCGGTTTTTCGGCCGGGGGAAATCTGCCGCTGACGCAACAGCTCTGGCTCTCTATGGGCGTAAACTATTACTACACCTTCATCTCCATGAACAAGAGGCAGAGGAACTACGCTGACGGGGACGTTACCTCCATCTACAACTACTACGGGAACGGCCACAGCCAGTATCTTGGATTGAAGCTCGGTCTCGGCTACACCCTGCCAAAAAGCGGACTCACGATAAACCTGACAACTCATATTCCCATACTCCACGAATCCGACTACGTACTGGACGGCGCAAACAACGTCAACCTCTTTTTGCCGGACCCGATAAGGTCCGATTCCATGAGGAGAGACTACAGCGTCATCCTGGGCATCTCATACTCCTTTTAACCGGGACGACGCGGGACTATTCATACAACCCTGCGGCGCGGCCTAATGTGCCGGGCGGAAGATTATGTTAGATGAATGCGGATTGAGCCGCATTGAATCCGCCCAGGAAAATTTTATATATAGGGGTAAAATTATGAAAAGGATAAGCCTAATACTCGTGGGTGTCATGATACTGGCCATGTCTGGGTGCCTCTTTCTTTTTCACGACACGAATAAAAGCCTGTTGATATTCTTCAACAAGGACGGAAGCATTGATTACGTGATACACGAAGACGGAACCGTTACCAAATTTTATCCGGACGGGAGCAAGAGGCACTACGACGCGGGACAATACGGCCCCTCGGCGGACGGCGGATGGGATTACAAATATGGCGCCCCCGGAGAGAAGCAGGGGTACGAGGGGAGGACTATCTGGGTCGATCACGGGGACGGAAGGGTGACCTACTACACCGCAAAGGGGGAGAAGCTGTATACAAGGGACAGCCAGGGCAATAAGGTATGGTACGACAGGGACGGCAGGGAGTCGTTCAGGGAGGACGCGGACGGGACGATCACCCACCTCATCTGGGAGAAGGATAGGGTCGAGGGGGTGGAGGAGATAAAGAACAAAATGCCTCCTCCGGCCGCATATGCGCCCGGCGGGGAGGACAATAAATCGGGGTCGGGCGGAACGGACGTGGGGATGGGCTACGAGGACGACTTATTCAACAAGCCGCTCCCGCCCTATGACGAGAAGGGCGAGCCGGGATCGATAGGGACCCCCGATCCGGCGGGGGGTGACAAAAAACCCAAGCCATACCCCCTCTACACAGTCAAGAAGCCGGACGGATCATCGATCACGGTTTTCAGCGACGGCTCGGAGGTGGCGTACTACCCGGACGGGAGCATACGCTTTAAGATTGGTCCCGGCTATCAGCCGAACATTACCTACTACAAGGATGGGAAGGTGTGGTATGTGGAGGACCACGAGGGAAACGTGATATATCACTCCGGCGGAACGATCCCGGACGACATGAAGAAGGGGAATAGAGAGGAAGTGGACAGGATGGTCCAAAGCCTGGACAAGTCCGCCCCGGCGTCGAAAAAGCTGGAGGGGAACACGGGCCCCGAATACGGCTACGAGGGGGAAAAGGGGAATGTAAAGGAAGAGAAGGTTAATATGGCCCAGAGCCCGGAGACGGAGACCATCGGCACCCCCACGCCCGGAACGGGAGATAACAAGGAGACAGACTCCTTCGACACGGGGACTCCCACTCCAAATACGGGAGGAGATAAAGAGACCGGCTCTTTTGACGTCGCCACGCCAACACCCGGAACGGGGGACAAAAAGGAGACCGGCTCCTTTAACGTAGGCACCCCTACGCCCAAGTCCCTCAAGGATGAATTTGAAAGAGACTCGGATGGGAACGTAACCTACTTCTACACGGACGGGAAGAAGGCTTACACCGTTCACCCTGACGGCTCGGTGACCTATTACGATGAGAATGAAAATAGATGGTACACCAAGCACAAAGACGGGACGGTTACCTATTATAAAAAGGAGGACAAAAAAGAGGGGAATTCGACCGAGGAGCTTTCCAATTTTCTGGAGGAGACCGATACCGGCAATGACTTCATCGAAGGTGGAGGCAACACAGGCCCCGGCGGAGGCATGGATCCCAGCGGCGGTCACGGCAGTTACGAGTAGGAGAGTTCCCCGCCCGCGTATAATGAAAAAAATAAAGCCTCACCCCCCTCTTCATGGAATCGAGGGATATTCGAATGCTGTGGTGAAAAGAAAGCCCGGGACGTCAGGGCCGGATGGGGAGACCGGTCTATTCACAAAACCTGATAAAAAACCAAGAAAGTGTCTTTATTATAAGTCGCCTCTCTAAATGTTCTTCAATTTGTCCATTGAGCTGAAGAGTGAGATCGGAAGTTGATATTTGCCTTGATGAGTCTTTCTAATGAATCACTAATGAACTCATTGTTTTTTTACTGAATCGAAAACCGCTTGGCAAGAAATAGAAACGGCGAAATTTATTTCTTCCGTCCAAAGAGACGGGGCTTTTGACTCCCGATCCTGTTATGAATTGACAACATCGGTATTTTGGCCTTCGGCTCCAATTATTCCAAAAAGGCTGCCGGGGTCTTTTTCAACTCCTCTTAACTCTTTGTGACCACATATTTCCCAACTTCCACCGATAAAATACAAACATTCATTTTTGAAATATTTTCTTGTTTGCTTCTGATATTCATTTGTGGTAAATTAACTCCGTTTGGGAAAAGGGAAAGGGCTTAAATTTCAAATTGGTTTTTTAAGGGGAATCGCGGTTGACGCAAGGCTCCGATGAGATGATTAAGTTGATTACGATAAATTTTGATTTATTCTATCTAAAGACAGAAGGAGGAAATTATGGCGGAAAAAGTATGGCATAAGTTTTACCCACCTAACGTGCCGAAGAATATCGATTACGATAAGCACACCATTTCTCAGGCGCTGAAGAGATCGGCGGAGAAGTACCCTAACCAGTCGGCCATCAACTACATGGGCAGAAAGATCACCTATAAGGAGCTCGATGGTTTGGTCAACAGCTTTGCCCGGGCGCTCATTGACATGGGTGTCAAAAAGGGGGACAACGTGGCGGTATGCCTTCCGAACATCCCTCAGGTGGTTATCGCCGATCTCGCCATCATGCGCATCGGGGCCGTTATAGCGCAGAACAATCCCCTTTATACCGAGCGGGAGCTGGAGTATCAGCTGAACGACTCCGGCTCGGAGTATATCATCACTCTTTCGCTACTGGTGCCCCGGATGCAGGGATTGATGCCCAAGACGAAGATAAAGAAGATAATCGCCTGCCATATTCATTCATACCTCTCATTTCCAAAGAAGCAGCTCTTCCCCTATGTGAAGAAGGCAATGCACAGAGATATCGAAGAGACCGATGACGTAAAGGTTTTCATCAACCTGATAAAAAAATACTCAAAGGAGCCGATCGAAGACAAGAGCAAGTGGGACGATCTAGCGACCCTGATCTACACCGGCGGAACCACGGGGGTCAGCAAGGGGGTCATGCTCTCCCACAAGAACCTCTCCGTCAACGTGCAGCAGATACAGAGATGGTTTCCCGATCTTACTTTCGGGGACGATTCGATCGTCGGCACCTACCCCTTGTTTCACTCGGCGGGAAACATCATAAGCTGTTTTGCCGTCTGGATGGGGTGGACGCAGATACTGATACCCCGCCCCGAGCCGAAGGGAATCGTTGAAATCTTGAAGAAGACCAAGCCGGGATGGCTCCCGGGCGTTCCGACAATCTTCGTAGGGCTTTTGAACGAGCCGAGCTTCCGCAGTCTCGATCTCACCTTTATAAAGGGGTTTTTCTCCGCCGCGGCCCCCCTCGCACCGGAAACGCTGAGGGACCTGAAAGACCTCACCGGGGCCACGATGTCGGAGATCTACGGGATGACCGAGGTCTCCCCCGCGGCGACCATCACCCCGAGCAGCGGAACCATAAAGCCGGGGACGGTGGGCATCCCGATCGCAGACACGGACGTCAAGGTGATGGATTCGGACAAGGGGACGAAGGAGCTCAAGCCTCACGAGACGGGGGAGATAATCATCACGGGTCCGCAGCTCATGATGGGCTACTACAACAAGCCGAAGGAGACGAAAGAGGCGGTGAGAAACGGGTGGTTCTACTCGGGCGACCTCGGATTCTTCGACGAGGACGGCTACCTAACCATCGTGGACAGGAAGAAGGATATGGTCATTGCGGGGGGATACAATATCTATCCAGTGGAGATAGACAACGTCCTTTACGAGCACCCGAAGATCCTCGAGGCGTGCGCCGCCGGGGTGCCGGACAAGTACAGGGGCGAGACGATAAAGGCGTTTGTCGTCGTCAAACCGGGCGAAAAGCTGACGGAAGAGGAAGTCATCGCCTACTGCAAGAAGAACCTCGCCGCCTACAAGGTGCCGAAGGTGGTGGAGTTCATGAACGAGCTGCCGAAGAGCACCGTGGGAAAGGTATTGAGGAGAGAGCTCAGGGATATGGAGATGAAGAAGGCAAAGGAAGCTGGCAAGTAGAGGTGGGGATATAATATAGTTTTATCCTCGAAAACAAACCGATATTGTGTATATAAAAGGGGGGCGGGTTGTAATGACCCGTCCCCCCTTTGATTTGGCCGACGGTTTTGGGCCGGGGGGAGGTGACGCCCCGCTATGCTCCGCCGGCCCCTGTTGGCTGTCAGCGGCCCGACTTCGGCCGCCCGAGATCAGCGGGACCAATTATAATATCCCCGATTATACCTGTCGTATCCATCTCGGTGAGTCCTGTCGTTACGACCCCTCGCCCCGTCGAGTCTCCGCTCTTTATACCAATTCCGGTTTTCGTTGTAATATTGTTCCCGACTATCATATTGATTCCTTTTGATCATGAACCGGAGAAAACCGCCGGGCATGGTGCCCGCCGGATTGTTCCTCCAGGCGTAATTACAGTAGCTCCCCGAACCGGGATTTATGCACGATCCGTATCCCGTTTTAGACGATGTTCCTGTATTGTTATTTCGTACGTTCCTGTATAAATCCTGTCCTGAGACAGATCCGGCGAAGAGAAGGACAATCGCCGCAAATACAAGAACCACGCCCGTCTTATTCTTTATTCTATCCATGACTATGCCTCCTTGACTTTGAATTTGCATAATTTCTTAATGGTATAAACAATGTGGGTGTTGAAATCCTTCGGATTGCATAAATAGAAATGGGGGGCAAGGTCAATAACAGTTCGAATGTTGATATGTTGAAGCATTGAAATTAGTGAAGCATTGATATTAGATAGGTCAATCTTTAAGATACTTTTGGTAAATACTTCCTTTTATTTAATATTCATGGCGATTTTAGACGATTTGATGTCCATATCGATCGTTCTATAATGAAAAATACAGGCATTTTATCCTTACTTATCTACAAAATATGTCTTTTCTTGTCTTCATAACGCACATTTTTCTTGACATATGAAAAAATTTGTTGTATTGTTAATCACGATCAGGGCGCGGGGTCCTGATTATGGATACTGCTAAAGAGAGAGTCGAGGCGTATCATCAAGGTGTCCGATAATTTCAATAGCAGTTTTTTATGTTTTATTCTCGAGTTTAATAATGTGTTTTGAGAGAGGTATTGTTGTTTTCTTGTTTTCGCCTCCTGAAGTGACCGTTGTTAAATAGAGAAAAAGGAGTCAAGAATGCAAGGAAGCAAACTTTTTGTGGGAAACCTCAGCTATTCGGTGACCGCTGAAGAGCTCGAAAACCTCTTTTCGGAATATGGAGAGGTTGTAGAGGCCAAGGTCATCGAGAGAAAAGGCTTTGGATTTGTCGAAATGTCGACCCAGGCCGAAGCCGAAGAGGCGAAAGAGGCATTACACGGAAAGGATTTATCCGGACGAACACTGAACGTCGACGAGGCAAAGCCTCCTCGGAGCAGGAATCAGAGGGATAACCATCGTAGGTATTAACCCACGAGTTAAATTCCGAACAAGAGAGGGGGGACTATTCCCCCCTTTTTTATTGTCTTTAAGAAGCTGAGCATCGAGGGTTAATATTAACTTACTATAATAATGATACAAGTGTCGTGAAAGTTGAGCTTTTAATTAACTCCAAAAAATGCTTGCTATTCTTAAGCATTTATGATAGCTTCAACGAAGTATGTTTTTAATCCTTTAGAGGAGGCTTAAATGGATCCTTCGCTGTTTATCATGCAGTACGCAGAAGAGGCCGGTGGGGGTGGTTTTGGCTCAATACTTATTGCTGTTTTGGGTTACGTTTTCTTCGCCCTCGCCCTCATGGGTATTGCAAAAAAGACCAATACGAAAAACGCCTGGTTTGCCTGGATTCCCATTCTCAATATTGTCCTGCTACTTAACATTGCCAAGAGGCCCGTCTGGTGGCTTATCCTGCTCCTGATACCCCTTGTGAATATTATCATTGGGATAATTGTTGGTATAGACATCTTAAAGGCAAGGGGCAAGCCAGCATGGTGGATCATTCTTCTTCTCATCCCCATCGTCAATGTCATTGTGCTTTGTATACTCGCCTGGGGCAAGTAAAAAAAAGAGAAGGTTTCATCTACAGTTTTGCTAGAAAAGGGCGCTTCGGGCGCCCTTTTTGTCGTCATCTTCCCCTCTCGATCAATTCCAGGCCGAAGCGGATCACGGAAGTCTTTGCCGTTTCGTAATATCTCTTCACGGTCAGATAGTCCCTTATGGAACAAAACGTGTCCAGCGATGAGACGACGAGCGACTCCAAGTAAATGGGCGGAATCACGGTAAGGGGCCACATATGTTTTTTGATGATGTCCTCCTCCTTTCTGGAGAGGCTTGTTATCTCACGAGCGTTCTTGAGGGAGATGTTCGGGTGCCTGAAGCCGTGGAGTCTCGGCCCTTCCCGCAGCCAGTCGTAGTAGAAAAGGTCGTGCAGCAGTGCCCCCCGGACGATAGCATCACAGTCGAGGGAAAGCTTCTTCCCCGCTATAAGGCCAAGATACGCCACCTCCTTTACATGGTCCAACCTTGACTTGCCGTTGTGGTGGTTACATTCAGATAGGATCGCCACCCTCTGGTCTTCAAGAAGGGGCCTCGTCACGCTTGTGTATTGCCTGTTAAGAATTTCTCTCTCTTCCGGCGTAAGCCTGAAGAAGGTTTCCACCGATAGGGTCAGGAAATCGACAAGCATTATGGAGGAGAGGGCTATCGCAAAAAATATTACAGAGGAGGGCGGAAAACCGAAGAGGGCATTCTTGTATGCCGGAAATATAAGATATTCAAAGACAAACGCCGCAAACGTCCAGTAAATCGAGAACTTTAGACAGATGTAGCCCTTGTAATTGAGATGCTGGTCGGAATAGTCCCAGAGGCGGGTGTTGAAAAGGCGCTTGGCGATGACTCCCGAGGCAAATTCAAGCCCGGTTATGATTATGATATAGACCAGCGCCTTTATCGCCGGGCCCGATTCCCGCAGCAGAGATATGGCCACGATAAGGATCAGGGCGCTCGTGCCGTAAAGTATGAGATAGGGCCCCTTCAAAAGACCGGGGTTGACGAACCTCCCGGCGTTGTAAGAGCGGTAAGAGACCTCGAGGATCCATCCCAGGATAGAAAAGACAGAGAAGGTAAAAAGCACCTCTACAATTTCTGAAATCATCTTTCACACCATTATTGAAGTGTTTTACAGAGGGGCGGCTTTCAGGCCGTGTCTTTAACCCCCTTTTCAGACATAATTCCGAAGAAAAGGAGCTTCAGCAATTCGTCGAGATAATGCTCTATGAGCTCCTCGCTTTCCTGCACCAGCCAGTTGAGCTCAAAGCCCTTCAGCGCATAGCCGATCGCCCTTGCGGTAAGGAGTATGTCGTTGGTCTTGAAGGTCCCCTTTTCGATCCCCTCTTTCAGAATGGATACGATGATGTTGTTCTCCCGATTGAAAAAATCGTCTCGAATCTTCTCGGCGCTCGGCAGGAGATTTTCTATCCCCTCTTTGTCAAGATTTAGGATATTTACGGCCCTGTGCATATACTTGAACTTTGCGCGGACAAAGGAAACTAACTTTTTGTCGGGGGAGGTCTCTCTTTCGACGGACGACAGGACGCTTTCCAGAATCTCGTCCGCCTCCCGGTTGAGGACCTCCATATAGACCCTGTCCTTGCTCCCGAAGTAGTTGTAGATGGTCCCCTTGGCGACCCGCGCAAGCCGGGCGATCTCATCGAGGTTTGTCTTCTTGAGGCCGTAGCGGGCGAAGAGCTTCCTGGCCGTTTTTAGTATTTCATCCAGCTTTTCCTGCTTCATTAATTTGTCCTAAAAATCATTTTGTACCTATATCGTTTTATAGTTCAAATATAGCACAAAAAAAGCGTGTGTCAAGGGATTTTTTTGTTTTTTTTCGGATGATTGAAAAAAACCGAGACGGCAGAGGTGTTTGAAGATGGAAGAAAAAAGGGCGCCTGGGGACGCCCTTCCTTATCTAAACTGGTTTTCAATGCCGGATATTGAAGTCAGTTAATATCGGATCCGATTTTTTTAGGCAGATTAATCAATTGATCATTCCCCTACTTCTCTCATTCTTGTCTTGACCCGATCCGTTTCTTGCCTAAAATGGCCCGTCCGTCAATTTGTCCCCCCACTCACCACAGGGCCGGAAAGAGGCGCCTTCTCTCCCTTGCGAACTCCGGGTAGCCATCCATCTTGAAAAGGGTCTTCTCCTCCCCCAGGATTCTCAGCGCTATCGCCGGTATAAAGAGAAAGAGGTAAATAATCAAGGTCGGGAGATTGAAGAAGTAGATTATGACGCCGAGGTTTGCCGCGATCATCCCGGAGTAGGCCGGGTGGCGGATGTACCTGTAGGGCCCCGAGTCTATGATCCTGTGGCCGTCGACCTCCCTGACTATGTGCGAGTAGTACCTCCCCAGCGTCCTGATCGCCCAGAGCCTTAAGGAGACGCCGATGAGAAATATCGAAAATCCGAGGAGGTGAAAGGGGCCGGGGGACTGCCAGACCGATTTAAACCAGAGGGCGGAGAGGAATACCGCCGCCTGGCCTATCGCGTAGAGCTCGCACGTCCCGAAGTCGCGGGTCTTGTCCCCCTTGTCCAGCTCGCTCTTCGAAACCTTCGATTCCAAGATAATCCAAAAGAGGTATGCGCATACAAAGACGATGTCCATGTTGAATATCCACCCGTCCCATATACCCCCGCCCTTGAGCCTCAAAAACGTCAGGACCAGGATCAGTATAAAGAGGATGGGCGACATTATCATCGGGATTAGATTTTTAATATTAACGCTCATACCTTTCTCCCCGATTACCCAATTACAGGAGATGCTCCAAATGAGTCCTTTTGTCTCAATCCGCCCATCATGCTTGAACACAGCTCAAAAGGCGAGCCGAGTCAAGTATAGAGAGATTTTGAATCTATAAACTCCCGCCTGAATCGCCAACCTCTCTATTTCCTGAGAGACGAGACGATTATCTTATACATCAATCTCTCAGGCATAAAGCGGACCATGAGATGGGTTATCCGGTTGTTCAGCCCGGGGATACAGATCGGCCTGTCTCTCTTTAGACAGTCGAGAGATATTTTGACGACTTCATCGGGGCTCATCGCCTTGCTCATCCCCTTGGTTTCATAGATCTCGGAAGGTTTAAGCCCCATCTTCTCGTGGAAATCCGTTACGGTCATACCGGGGCACAGAGCCTGTACCCTAACGCCGGTCCCCTTGAGTTCGAGATGGATGCTCTCGGTGAAGAACTTCACGAAGGCCTTGGTCGCCGAGTAGATTGAGTTTCCGGGGAAGGGCAAAAGCCCGCCGATGGATGACAGGTTGATAATATACCCCCTGCCGTTCTTCACCATTTTCGGAAGCGCCGCGTACGTCAGCTCCATGGTGGCGACCGAGTGCACCGCCAGCATCTCCCTTTGCGGCCCGATATCCGATTCGTGGAAGCTCCCGCTCACCGCAAAGCCGGCGTTGTTGACGAGGATTTCGAGGTTGTCCGTCGATCTTACCCTCTCTATCAGCTTATCCAGCTCCTTTTTGTCAGAAAGCTCACAAATGATCACCTCGACCTTTACCTTATGCTCCTTTTTGATCGAATCTGCAACGGACTCGATCTTTTCCCGGCGTCTGCCGGTGATAACGAGATCGTACCCCTTTTTCGCGAAGGCCGTGGCGAAGGCCTTCCCTATCCCGCTGGTTCCGCCGGTGATGAGGGCGGTTCCTTTTGTTTTTTCTTGCATATTCTAATCTCAATTGCTAAATTAGTGTTTCAAGGGGTATATTATATAACTACTTTCGGTGAGGTCAATTGAAATATGTAAAATATTTTTGTCCATTTCTATTCCAGTTTTTGTTCAACACCTTCATTAGATAGAATACAATTTCATTACAGCCCAACGCTCTCGTTAAGAGTTTGTGCATCGAATGAATCCTCCACTTCACTTCCCCAAACGAAAAATTGAAAAAGCTCTTATTACAAACGGTTTTTAGTAACTCTCACACGGATTTTTTTGTTAAAGATTCAAAAATCAATATCAAAACAACTTGATTTAGTTGCATATTAAAAAACAACTTGACAAAGGCATCTAATTAGGGTAAATTCTTAAATAGGAATGATAATTAATAAAGTTTCAGGAAATGGAAGACAGCTCAGAGAAAATATCTCAGAAACTGGATGACTTTAAAAAAACCATAACACAGGCGGGATTCAAGCTTACCCCACAGAGAATTGAAATATTTAAAGAGGTTATTAAATCCAAAGATCACCCTGACGCAATGACGGTATATAAGAAAGTAAGCGTCAAAATGCCTAATATATCATTAGACTCGGTTTACAGGTCACTGTGGCTTTTTATAGACCTGGGGTTGATTACAACTTTCGGCAATTCATGCGATAGGTTGCGATTCGATCGGAACATGGATCCCCATCATCATTTTATTTGTAGAAACTGTGGGACAATACTTGATTTTGACAATGATGATTTCAGCCATTTAGAAATTCCCGAAAATGTTGAGAGTATGGGAAGTGTTGAAAATATTCATGTTGAAATGAGGGGTGTGTGTTCACTTTGTTTGCAAAAAAGGCAAAGCGAAAAAAACAAAAATAAGAAAGGAGGGTAAAGAAATGAAAAACAAAAAAAGAATTCTCACAACCGGTTTCGGAATGCCGGTGGATAATGATTTGAACTCGATGACGGCGGGATTGAAGGGGCCCGTTTTAATACAGGACGTTCATCTCACCGAGAAGCTGGCGCATTTTGACAGGGAGAGAATCCCCGAGCGTGTCGTGCACGCCAAGGGAGCTGGGGCCCACGGCTATTTTGAAGTAACACACGATGTGACGAAGTATACCTGCGCCGATTTTCTATCGAAAGTGGGGAAAAAGACCGATGTATTCGCCAGGTTTTCCACAGTCGGCGGCGAGAAGGGGTCCGCAGATTCTGAAAGGGATCCCAGGGGATTTGCCCTGAAATTCTACACGGAAGAGGGCAACTATGATATGGTGGGGAACAACACACCCGTATTTTTTATTCGCGATCCCCTTAAGTTTCCAGATTTCATTCATACCCAGAAGCGAAACCCCGCGAATAACCTTAAGGACGCGGATATGTTCTGGGATTTTCTATCCCTTACGCCGGAGTCGATTCATCAGGTTACAATTCTGTTTTCAGATCGCGGCACTCCCAGGACGTTCCGAAATATGAACGGGTACAGCAGCCACACTTATATGTGGTATAACAAGAAAGGTGAGTACTTTTGGGTGCAGCTGCACTTCAAGACGGAACAGGGGATTGACAACTTTACCGGGGAAGAGGCGGCAAAAATGAGGGGCATTGACCCGGACTGCGTGACGCGGGACCTCCATGAATCGATAGGACGCGGCGATTTTCCCTCGTGGCGTTTGGAAGTGCAGATAATGACGCCGGAGCAGGCAAAAGATTATCGGTTCGATCCGTTTGATATTACAA contains these protein-coding regions:
- a CDS encoding long-chain fatty acid--CoA ligase — protein: MAEKVWHKFYPPNVPKNIDYDKHTISQALKRSAEKYPNQSAINYMGRKITYKELDGLVNSFARALIDMGVKKGDNVAVCLPNIPQVVIADLAIMRIGAVIAQNNPLYTERELEYQLNDSGSEYIITLSLLVPRMQGLMPKTKIKKIIACHIHSYLSFPKKQLFPYVKKAMHRDIEETDDVKVFINLIKKYSKEPIEDKSKWDDLATLIYTGGTTGVSKGVMLSHKNLSVNVQQIQRWFPDLTFGDDSIVGTYPLFHSAGNIISCFAVWMGWTQILIPRPEPKGIVEILKKTKPGWLPGVPTIFVGLLNEPSFRSLDLTFIKGFFSAAAPLAPETLRDLKDLTGATMSEIYGMTEVSPAATITPSSGTIKPGTVGIPIADTDVKVMDSDKGTKELKPHETGEIIITGPQLMMGYYNKPKETKEAVRNGWFYSGDLGFFDEDGYLTIVDRKKDMVIAGGYNIYPVEIDNVLYEHPKILEACAAGVPDKYRGETIKAFVVVKPGEKLTEEEVIAYCKKNLAAYKVPKVVEFMNELPKSTVGKVLRRELRDMEMKKAKEAGK
- a CDS encoding RNA-binding protein, with amino-acid sequence MQGSKLFVGNLSYSVTAEELENLFSEYGEVVEAKVIERKGFGFVEMSTQAEAEEAKEALHGKDLSGRTLNVDEAKPPRSRNQRDNHRRY
- a CDS encoding phosphohydrolase; its protein translation is MISEIVEVLFTFSVFSILGWILEVSYRSYNAGRFVNPGLLKGPYLILYGTSALILIVAISLLRESGPAIKALVYIIIITGLEFASGVIAKRLFNTRLWDYSDQHLNYKGYICLKFSIYWTFAAFVFEYLIFPAYKNALFGFPPSSVIFFAIALSSIMLVDFLTLSVETFFRLTPEEREILNRQYTSVTRPLLEDQRVAILSECNHHNGKSRLDHVKEVAYLGLIAGKKLSLDCDAIVRGALLHDLFYYDWLREGPRLHGFRHPNISLKNAREITSLSRKEEDIIKKHMWPLTVIPPIYLESLVVSSLDTFCSIRDYLTVKRYYETAKTSVIRFGLELIERGR
- a CDS encoding TetR/AcrR family transcriptional regulator gives rise to the protein MKQEKLDEILKTARKLFARYGLKKTNLDEIARLARVAKGTIYNYFGSKDRVYMEVLNREADEILESVLSSVERETSPDKKLVSFVRAKFKYMHRAVNILNLDKEGIENLLPSAEKIRDDFFNRENNIIVSILKEGIEKGTFKTNDILLTARAIGYALKGFELNWLVQESEELIEHYLDELLKLLFFGIMSEKGVKDTA
- a CDS encoding isoprenylcysteine carboxylmethyltransferase family protein, which codes for MSPILFILILVLTFLRLKGGGIWDGWIFNMDIVFVCAYLFWIILESKVSKSELDKGDKTRDFGTCELYAIGQAAVFLSALWFKSVWQSPGPFHLLGFSIFLIGVSLRLWAIRTLGRYYSHIVREVDGHRIIDSGPYRYIRHPAYSGMIAANLGVIIYFFNLPTLIIYLFLFIPAIALRILGEEKTLFKMDGYPEFARERRRLFPALW
- a CDS encoding SDR family oxidoreductase; amino-acid sequence: MQEKTKGTALITGGTSGIGKAFATAFAKKGYDLVITGRRREKIESVADSIKKEHKVKVEVIICELSDKKELDKLIERVRSTDNLEILVNNAGFAVSGSFHESDIGPQREMLAVHSVATMELTYAALPKMVKNGRGYIINLSSIGGLLPFPGNSIYSATKAFVKFFTESIHLELKGTGVRVQALCPGMTVTDFHEKMGLKPSEIYETKGMSKAMSPDEVVKISLDCLKRDRPICIPGLNNRITHLMVRFMPERLMYKIIVSSLRK
- a CDS encoding transcriptional repressor; its protein translation is MEDSSEKISQKLDDFKKTITQAGFKLTPQRIEIFKEVIKSKDHPDAMTVYKKVSVKMPNISLDSVYRSLWLFIDLGLITTFGNSCDRLRFDRNMDPHHHFICRNCGTILDFDNDDFSHLEIPENVESMGSVENIHVEMRGVCSLCLQKRQSEKNKNKKGG
- a CDS encoding catalase; protein product: MKNKKRILTTGFGMPVDNDLNSMTAGLKGPVLIQDVHLTEKLAHFDRERIPERVVHAKGAGAHGYFEVTHDVTKYTCADFLSKVGKKTDVFARFSTVGGEKGSADSERDPRGFALKFYTEEGNYDMVGNNTPVFFIRDPLKFPDFIHTQKRNPANNLKDADMFWDFLSLTPESIHQVTILFSDRGTPRTFRNMNGYSSHTYMWYNKKGEYFWVQLHFKTEQGIDNFTGEEAAKMRGIDPDCVTRDLHESIGRGDFPSWRLEVQIMTPEQAKDYRFDPFDITKVWPHGDFPPMDVGRLVLNRNPNNYFAEVEQAAFSPGNFVQGIGPSPDKMLQGRLFSYHDTHRHRLGPNYHLLPINAPRACKMDSYQRDGYMRFDDNGGGGPNYWPNSFGGSSPDPDIVFPKLDISGMAARHTYELGDVDFVQPGDLYNKVMKDKDRENLVSNIVGHLKNAQKRIELRQTALFYKVDGDYGERVAKGLGLNVSDIKKLAAMSQEERVKATAK